The proteins below are encoded in one region of Apium graveolens cultivar Ventura chromosome 4, ASM990537v1, whole genome shotgun sequence:
- the LOC141718092 gene encoding uncharacterized protein LOC141718092 — protein MKRMAIRSAMIPVMLLFLCLFQGSSVQGRYLLVSSNKSPRPSPDDAAHFARWLVSHSSWGVLSTIGSNLGGAPFGNVVSFSDGKPEEGKGIPYFYLTTLDPTARDALKDQRSSFTLSEYSIGTCGKTDPENPTCAKITLTGKLKLVDGKSSEAEFAQTALFSKHPEMKDWPKSHNFQIFKLEIDDIFMINWFGGPKPLTVDQYLHA, from the exons ATGAAGAGAATGGCGATTAGGAGTGCAATGATACCAGTGATGTTATTGTTCTTGTGCTTATTTCAAGGTAGTAGTGTACAAGGACGTTATCTGCTAGTATCTTCTAATAAGTCTCCACGACCCAGCCCCGATGATGCTGCTCATTTCGCTCGCTGGCTCGTCTCTCATAGTTCTTGGGGTGTTCTCAG CACAATTGGAAGTAATTTGGGAGGAGCGCCTTTTGG GAACGTAGTTTCGTTTAGTGATGGGAAGCCTGAAGAAGGCAAGGGCATCCCTTACTTTTACTTAACTACCCTGGATCCAACAGCTAGAGATGCATTGAAGGACCAGAGATCTTCTTTCACATTAAGTGAATATTCTATCGGAACTTGTGGAAAGACAGACCCTGAGAACCCTACTTGTGCTAAAATTACACTTACAGGAAAG TTGAAGCTAGTGGATGGCAAATCCAGTGAGGCGGAATTTGCTCAAACTGCCTTATTCTCCAAGCATCCAGAAATGAAAG ATTGGCCGAAGAGTCACAACTTTCAGATCTTcaaactagaaattgatgatATATTTATGATTAACTGGTTTGGCGGTCCAAAACCTTTGACAGTGGATCAATACCTTCATGCCTAA
- the LOC141718091 gene encoding protein NRT1/ PTR FAMILY 5.9, with translation MVKRGLTKPCILLIVIAGLERFAFKGVASNLVTYLTDVMKMSNSSAARTVNSWCGFTSMLPLLVAPFVDSYWDRYSTILTSSSIYALGLLALTSTALDWPWSHSDGNRSSLSLFWSLYMISLGQGGYNPSLQAFGADQLNIEDELPSTKADEDENSEKKSLFFQWWYFGICIGSLMGISLLAYIQDTLGWGLGFAIPTIAMVTSIILFSCGTKFYAYKQANTVDMKFISKVFLNVKATALRMIGMRKRGIILSNSNSDVIELELQEKPLCQEEQVKTEGLEETPKNGYYLLEIAKVMLRLLPIWTMLLMFAVIFQQPPTFFTKQGMTMKRNIGSHFKIPPATLQSAITLSIIFLMPLYDAFFIPFARFITRNEKGINVMQRMGIGMFLSVIAMILAALVETKRLELSKKLTVSSSKSETVDLSIFWLLPQYIILGISDIFTVVGMQEFFYSEVPVSMRTMGIALYTSVFGVGSFLSALLISLVEHVTSSNGGKQGWFSDDMGESRLDKYYWLLALSSAVSLMMYIVLCKFFKSRT, from the exons ATGGTGAAAAGGGGACTAACCAAGCCATGTATTCTTCTCATAG TGATTGCTGGTTTAGAGAGGTTTGCGTTTAAAGGAGTAGCATCGAATTTGGTGACATATTTAACAGATGTAATGAAGATGAGCAATTCATCAGCTGCTCGGACTGTGAATAGCTGGTGTGGTTTCACTTCTATGTTGCCTCTCTTGGTTGCACCGTTCGTGGATTCTTATTGGGATCGTTATTCCACTATTTTAACTTCTTCTTCAATCTATGCTTTG GGACTTTTGGCCTTAACTTCAACAGCACTGGATTGGCCATGGTCACACTCAGATGGAAATAGGTCTTCTTTGTCTCTGTTTTGGTCCCTGTACATGATTTCACTAGGCCAAGGCGGATACAATCCGTCTTTACAGGCCTTTGGAGCAGATCAACTAAATATCGAAGATGAACTGCCAAGCACTAAAGCTGATGAAGATGAGAATTCTGAGAAGAAAAGTTTATTTTTCCAATGGTGGTACTTCGGTATTTGTATAGGCAGCCTTATGGGAATTTCTCTCCTGGCATATATTCAAGATACGTTAGGATGGGGACTAGGATTCGCCATCCCCACTATTGCTATGGTCACTTCTATAATACTATTTTCTTGCGGGACTAAATTTTACGCTTATAAGCAAGCCAACACTGTCGATATGAAATTTATTAGCAAAGTTTTCCTGAATGTCAAAGCTACTGCTTTGAGAATGATCGGAATGAGAAAGAGGGGAATTATTTTGTCAAATAGCAATTCTGATGTGATTGAACTAGA GCTTCAAGAAAAGCCACTCTGTCAAGAAGAACAAGTTAAAACTGAGGGCTTGGAAGAGACTCCAAAGAATGGTTACTATTTGCTTGAAATTGCTAAAGTTATGCTAAGACTGCTGCCTATTTGGACAATGCTTTTGATGTTTGCCGTAATTTTTCAGCAGCCTCCGACATTTTTCACTAAGCAAGGCATGACCATGAAGAGGAACATTGGCAGCCATTTCAAGATTCCACCAGCAACACTCCAGAGTGCAATAACATTATCGATCATTTTCCTGATGCCTTTGTACGATGCATTCTTTATTCCATTTGCACGGTTCATCACCCGAAACGAGAAAGGTATTAATGTGATGCAGAGGATGGGAATTGGAATGTTTCTATCAGTTATAGCCATGATACTAGCAGCACTGGTCGAGACCAAGAGGCTCGAACTTAGTAAGAAGCTTACAGTTTCGagctcaaaatcagaaactgTGGACTTAAGTATCTTTTGGTTACTACCACAGTACATAATTTTGGGAATTTCCGATATTTTTACAGTGGTTGGTATGCAAGAATTTTTCTACTCTGAAGTGCCAGTAAGTATGAGAACAATGGGAATTGCTTTATACACTAGTGTTTTTGGTGTGGGAAGTTTTTTAAGTGCTTTACTCATATCGTTGGTGGAGCATGTTACAAGTTCAAATGGTGGAAAGCAGGGTTGGTTTTCTGATGACATGGGAGAATCAAGATTAGACAAATATTACTGGCTTTTAGCTTTGTCTAGTGCAGTGAGTTTGATGATGTATATTGTGCTTTGTAAGTTTTTTAAGAGTAGGACATGA
- the LOC141718658 gene encoding uncharacterized protein LOC141718658, which translates to MSNLTKLEFNALDITSNNYLTWILDAEIHLNAMGLGDTIKEGNMKTEQEKAKAMIFLRHHLHEGLKTEYVTVKEPLNLWNDLKERYDHQKTVILPKARYDWLHLRLQDYKSVSEYNSAMFKITSQLKLCGENVTDKDMLEKTYSTFHANNMLLQQQYREQGFTKYSELISVFLLTEQNNELLMKNHQARPTGSTPFPEVNSVTNNDFGRGRGRGRGFGRGRGHACGRGFGHGRGHKY; encoded by the coding sequence ATGTCAAATCTCACGAAACTTGAATTCAACGCACTTGATATCACCAGCAATAATTATTTAACGTGGATTCTTGATGCTGAAATCCACCTCAATGCTATGGGTCTTGGAGACACCATAAAGGAAGGAAATATGAAAACTGAGCAAGAAAAGGCAAAAGCCATGATATTCCTTCGACATCACCTTCATGAAGGCTTGAAAACTGAATACGTGACTGTTAAGGAACCATTAAACCTTTGGAATGATCTAAAAGAGAGATATGATCATCAAAAAACTGTGATACTCCCTAAGGCTCGCTATGATTGGCTACACTTGCGCTTGCAAGATTATAAAAGTGTAAGCGAGTATAATTCAGCAATGTTCAAAATCACTTCTCAACTGAAATTATGCGGTGAAAATGTAACCGATAAAGATATGCTGGAAAAGACTTATTCCACTTTTCATGCCAACAATATGCTCCTGCAGCAGCAATATCGTGAACAGGGGTTCACTAAATATTCTGAACTTATTTCTGTCTTTCTTCTTACTGAGCAAAATAATGAACTTTTGATGAAAAATCATCAAGCTCGTCCAACTGGTTCAACACCATTCCCTGAAGTGAATTCTGTTACTAATAATGATTTTGGACGTGGACGAGGACGAGGACGTGGTTTTGGACGAGGTCGTGGACATGCCTGTGGACGTGGTTTTGGGCATGGTCGAGGTCATAAATATTGA